A single Lactuca sativa cultivar Salinas chromosome 8, Lsat_Salinas_v11, whole genome shotgun sequence DNA region contains:
- the LOC111915126 gene encoding proline-rich receptor-like protein kinase PERK8 — protein MAIYDDGFFWNNPTFGVVAQCTPVKGHIIWHHPLYEEKYNQKHNIHKKEMTSGDNGSSSGTPASPIQPMVVLEETPPPIVVAREMPDKGDLVVTVEPPGRQQQTAGKEHFPSAVVQTTVILAQTLQPSATPPTAKPPVPPLQPVPVQLTMHPPPFFKTPPMGQMATTQPIISQMPPLFNPMAREQQVTLQTMSPLPPAASTQSTFHTLSITQTPLEAQATPLMPPLA, from the exons ATGGCGATATACGACGATGGATTTTTCTG GAACAACCCAACATTTGGTGTTGTAGCTCAATGTACCCCTGTCAAAGGTCACATCATTTGGCACCATCCGTTGTATGAAGAAAAATACAACCAAAAGCACAATATCCACAAGAAAGAAATGACATCAGGCGACAATGGAAGTTCCAGTGGAACACCGGCTAGTCCCATTCAGCCAATGGTGGTGTTAGAGGAAACGCCACCACCCATAGTAGTCGCAAGAGAGATGCCAGATAAAGGTGATTTGGTGGTAACCGTTGAACCACCGGGAAGACAACAACAAACGGCCGGCAAGGAACACTTCCCCTCCGCCGTTGTCCAAACTACAGTCATTCTGGCGCAGACACTACAACCATCGGCTACGCCACCAACAGCAAAACCACCGGTCCCACCTCTACAACCGGTACCAGTCCAATTGACAATGCACCCGCCACCATTTTTTAAAACACCACCGATGGGTCAAATGGCGACGACGCAACCAATAATTTCCCAGATGCCACCACTGTTTAACCCAATGGCGAGAGAGCAACAGGTAACCCTTCAAACGATGTCACCATTACCACCAGCGGCCAGCACACAATCAACATTCCACACACTGTCGATAACTCAAACACCACTGGAAGCACAAGCGACTCCCCTAATGCCACCGCTAGCCTAA